A genomic window from Plodia interpunctella isolate USDA-ARS_2022_Savannah chromosome 29, ilPloInte3.2, whole genome shotgun sequence includes:
- the LOC128682073 gene encoding zinc finger protein 583-like isoform X1, producing MIVQFDTDLGKSNILSNTGHSEKDTLGSQDMDIKSECELDPQAKGDEQNEIEVKTELEEEKVQENSDDVPLLNELPGSNGLHSYPEFMPLTSYLLERQSKMLLSETNDIQDEKHSVDVSGPQSDVGFNSSSEEIITGDIPGVAIGELNPEKRKRTGNTNNGRGGLCPVCSKYITRIKNMKLHMRTHTGERPYVCKICNSKFSNASMLQIHTRTHTGEKPYKCEICNSRFAVKSHLRRHSQTHTNEKPYECDYCQIKFTYRSYLDTHLKIHTGEKPFVCDFCNKGFSRNSVLNRHLRSHTGEKPHECDVCFKNFADKSKLLIHSRIHTGERPYECNLCPSKFSDASRLKVHMRTHTGEKPYECHVCQRPFSDKSNLRSHMIHTHEKKAKDVKNETT from the exons ATGATAGTACAATTTGACACTGATTTGGGGAAGTCAAACATTCTTTCAAACACAGGACACTCAGAAAAAG aTACACTAGGATCACAGGATATGGACATCAAATCGGAGTGTGAACTCGATCCACAGGCGAAAGGGGACGAGCAAAATGAAATCGAAGTGAAGACGGAgttagaagaagaaaaagtacaAG AAAATTCAGATGATGTCCCGCTATTGAATGAGCTGCCTGGATCTAATGGTCTACATTCCTACCCGGAGTTTATGCCGCTCACCAGCTACCTCTTGGAGCGACAGAGCAAGATGCTACTGAGCGAGACAAACGATATTCAAG ATGAAAAACACTCGGTTGACGTTTCCGGTCCACAGTCGGATGTGGGCTTTAACAGCAGCTCGGAGGAGATCATTACAGGAGACATACCAG GTGTCGCTATTGGTGAACTGAATCCTGAAAAACGGAAAAGAACTGGAAACACCAACAACGGGAGAGGCGGCTTATGTCCAGTTTGCAGTAAATACATCACGCGGATAAAGAATATGAAACTACACATGAGAACACACACTGGAGAAAGGCCATACGTGTGTAAAATATGCAACAGCAAATTTAGTAATGCAAGCATGTTACAGATACACACACGGACACACACAGGCGAAAAGCCATACAAGTGTGAAATATGTAACAGTCGATTCGCTGTCAAATCGCACTTGCGTCGCCATTCACAAACACATACGAACGAGAAACCGTACGAGTGTGACtattgtcaaataaaattcacatATCGTAGCTATTTGGACACACATTTGAAAATACACACTGGTGAGAAACCTTTCGTATgcgatttttgtaataaaggcTTTTCGAGAAACTCAGTGTTAAATCGACATTTGAGGTCGCATACGGGTGAGAAACCACACGAATGTGATGTCTGTTTCAAGAATTTCGctgataaaagtaaattattaatacattcaAGGATACACACTGGGGAGCGACCGTATGAATGTAATTTGTGTCCAAGCAAGTTTAGTGATGCGAGTAGACTGAAAGTGCATATGAGAACGCATACTGGTGAGAAACCATATGAATGCCATGTGTGCCAAAGACCGTTTTCTGATAAATCTAATTTACGAAGTCATATGATACACACGCATGAGAAAAAAGCTAAAGATGTGAAGAACGAGACGACCTGA
- the LOC128682073 gene encoding zinc finger protein 239-like isoform X3, which translates to MIVQFDTDLGKSNILSNTGHSEKENSDDVPLLNELPGSNGLHSYPEFMPLTSYLLERQSKMLLSETNDIQDEKHSVDVSGPQSDVGFNSSSEEIITGDIPGVAIGELNPEKRKRTGNTNNGRGGLCPVCSKYITRIKNMKLHMRTHTGERPYVCKICNSKFSNASMLQIHTRTHTGEKPYKCEICNSRFAVKSHLRRHSQTHTNEKPYECDYCQIKFTYRSYLDTHLKIHTGEKPFVCDFCNKGFSRNSVLNRHLRSHTGEKPHECDVCFKNFADKSKLLIHSRIHTGERPYECNLCPSKFSDASRLKVHMRTHTGEKPYECHVCQRPFSDKSNLRSHMIHTHEKKAKDVKNETT; encoded by the exons ATGATAGTACAATTTGACACTGATTTGGGGAAGTCAAACATTCTTTCAAACACAGGACACTCAGAAAAAG AAAATTCAGATGATGTCCCGCTATTGAATGAGCTGCCTGGATCTAATGGTCTACATTCCTACCCGGAGTTTATGCCGCTCACCAGCTACCTCTTGGAGCGACAGAGCAAGATGCTACTGAGCGAGACAAACGATATTCAAG ATGAAAAACACTCGGTTGACGTTTCCGGTCCACAGTCGGATGTGGGCTTTAACAGCAGCTCGGAGGAGATCATTACAGGAGACATACCAG GTGTCGCTATTGGTGAACTGAATCCTGAAAAACGGAAAAGAACTGGAAACACCAACAACGGGAGAGGCGGCTTATGTCCAGTTTGCAGTAAATACATCACGCGGATAAAGAATATGAAACTACACATGAGAACACACACTGGAGAAAGGCCATACGTGTGTAAAATATGCAACAGCAAATTTAGTAATGCAAGCATGTTACAGATACACACACGGACACACACAGGCGAAAAGCCATACAAGTGTGAAATATGTAACAGTCGATTCGCTGTCAAATCGCACTTGCGTCGCCATTCACAAACACATACGAACGAGAAACCGTACGAGTGTGACtattgtcaaataaaattcacatATCGTAGCTATTTGGACACACATTTGAAAATACACACTGGTGAGAAACCTTTCGTATgcgatttttgtaataaaggcTTTTCGAGAAACTCAGTGTTAAATCGACATTTGAGGTCGCATACGGGTGAGAAACCACACGAATGTGATGTCTGTTTCAAGAATTTCGctgataaaagtaaattattaatacattcaAGGATACACACTGGGGAGCGACCGTATGAATGTAATTTGTGTCCAAGCAAGTTTAGTGATGCGAGTAGACTGAAAGTGCATATGAGAACGCATACTGGTGAGAAACCATATGAATGCCATGTGTGCCAAAGACCGTTTTCTGATAAATCTAATTTACGAAGTCATATGATACACACGCATGAGAAAAAAGCTAAAGATGTGAAGAACGAGACGACCTGA
- the LOC128682073 gene encoding zinc finger protein 239-like isoform X2, with amino-acid sequence MIVQFDTDLGKSNILSNTGHSEKGSQDMDIKSECELDPQAKGDEQNEIEVKTELEEEKVQENSDDVPLLNELPGSNGLHSYPEFMPLTSYLLERQSKMLLSETNDIQDEKHSVDVSGPQSDVGFNSSSEEIITGDIPGVAIGELNPEKRKRTGNTNNGRGGLCPVCSKYITRIKNMKLHMRTHTGERPYVCKICNSKFSNASMLQIHTRTHTGEKPYKCEICNSRFAVKSHLRRHSQTHTNEKPYECDYCQIKFTYRSYLDTHLKIHTGEKPFVCDFCNKGFSRNSVLNRHLRSHTGEKPHECDVCFKNFADKSKLLIHSRIHTGERPYECNLCPSKFSDASRLKVHMRTHTGEKPYECHVCQRPFSDKSNLRSHMIHTHEKKAKDVKNETT; translated from the exons ATGATAGTACAATTTGACACTGATTTGGGGAAGTCAAACATTCTTTCAAACACAGGACACTCAGAAAAAG GATCACAGGATATGGACATCAAATCGGAGTGTGAACTCGATCCACAGGCGAAAGGGGACGAGCAAAATGAAATCGAAGTGAAGACGGAgttagaagaagaaaaagtacaAG AAAATTCAGATGATGTCCCGCTATTGAATGAGCTGCCTGGATCTAATGGTCTACATTCCTACCCGGAGTTTATGCCGCTCACCAGCTACCTCTTGGAGCGACAGAGCAAGATGCTACTGAGCGAGACAAACGATATTCAAG ATGAAAAACACTCGGTTGACGTTTCCGGTCCACAGTCGGATGTGGGCTTTAACAGCAGCTCGGAGGAGATCATTACAGGAGACATACCAG GTGTCGCTATTGGTGAACTGAATCCTGAAAAACGGAAAAGAACTGGAAACACCAACAACGGGAGAGGCGGCTTATGTCCAGTTTGCAGTAAATACATCACGCGGATAAAGAATATGAAACTACACATGAGAACACACACTGGAGAAAGGCCATACGTGTGTAAAATATGCAACAGCAAATTTAGTAATGCAAGCATGTTACAGATACACACACGGACACACACAGGCGAAAAGCCATACAAGTGTGAAATATGTAACAGTCGATTCGCTGTCAAATCGCACTTGCGTCGCCATTCACAAACACATACGAACGAGAAACCGTACGAGTGTGACtattgtcaaataaaattcacatATCGTAGCTATTTGGACACACATTTGAAAATACACACTGGTGAGAAACCTTTCGTATgcgatttttgtaataaaggcTTTTCGAGAAACTCAGTGTTAAATCGACATTTGAGGTCGCATACGGGTGAGAAACCACACGAATGTGATGTCTGTTTCAAGAATTTCGctgataaaagtaaattattaatacattcaAGGATACACACTGGGGAGCGACCGTATGAATGTAATTTGTGTCCAAGCAAGTTTAGTGATGCGAGTAGACTGAAAGTGCATATGAGAACGCATACTGGTGAGAAACCATATGAATGCCATGTGTGCCAAAGACCGTTTTCTGATAAATCTAATTTACGAAGTCATATGATACACACGCATGAGAAAAAAGCTAAAGATGTGAAGAACGAGACGACCTGA